The following proteins are co-located in the Bordetella bronchialis genome:
- the otnI gene encoding 2-oxo-tetronate isomerase yields the protein MVKFAANLSMLYTEHDFLDRFQAAAEDGFKGVEFLFPYAWPAPELAARLRANGLSQVLFNGAPGREEAGERGMACLPGREAEFRDSIARALDYADALSCPRIHVMAGLMPQGVARALLRDTYVRNLAWAAEAAAREGRDVLIEPINTRDIPGYFLNRQAEAHAIVQEIGAANLKVQMDLYHCQIVEGDLETRIRQYLPTGRVGHIQIAGVPARHEPDAGEVNYPHLFRVLDELRYDGWIGCEYRPAAGTRAGLGWLRNARSALQGA from the coding sequence ATGGTGAAGTTCGCAGCGAATCTGAGCATGCTCTACACCGAGCACGATTTCCTGGATCGTTTCCAGGCCGCGGCGGAAGACGGGTTCAAGGGCGTGGAGTTCCTGTTTCCCTACGCCTGGCCGGCCCCGGAGCTGGCGGCGCGGCTGCGTGCGAACGGCCTCTCGCAGGTGTTGTTCAACGGCGCGCCTGGCCGGGAAGAGGCCGGCGAACGCGGCATGGCCTGCCTGCCCGGACGCGAAGCGGAGTTCCGCGACAGCATAGCCCGCGCGCTGGACTACGCCGATGCCTTGTCCTGCCCGCGCATTCATGTCATGGCGGGCCTGATGCCGCAAGGCGTGGCGCGCGCCCTCCTGCGCGACACCTATGTCCGCAATCTGGCGTGGGCCGCCGAAGCCGCGGCCAGGGAGGGCCGCGACGTACTGATCGAACCCATCAATACACGGGACATCCCGGGCTATTTCCTGAACCGGCAGGCAGAGGCGCATGCCATTGTCCAGGAGATCGGCGCCGCCAACCTGAAAGTACAGATGGATCTTTATCACTGCCAGATCGTCGAGGGCGACCTGGAAACCCGCATCCGCCAGTACCTGCCCACGGGCCGCGTCGGGCATATCCAGATCGCCGGCGTGCCTGCCCGGCACGAACCCGACGCCGGCGAGGTGAATTATCCGCACCTGTTCCGCGTCCTGGACGAATTGCGCTATGACGGGTGGATAGGGTGCGAGTACCGGCCGGCGGCCGGCACGCGCGCCGGCCTGGGCTGGCTGCGCAATGCCCGTTCCGCCTTGCAAGGAGCCTGA